One Nerophis lumbriciformis linkage group LG21, RoL_Nlum_v2.1, whole genome shotgun sequence DNA segment encodes these proteins:
- the ddah2 gene encoding N(G),N(G)-dimethylarginine dimethylaminohydrolase 2 codes for MANMCPYGLYTHAVVRGIPETFGKVVGDNDENKEVSVDLAKAQRQFGCLTGALRQKVGLQLIEIPADPELPLSWKIEDVAVIQGHTALITRPFREQRRSEAEMVRRMLSELGVIVVDMDDTQGNSEGATLEGSDVLFTGREFFVGISSHTNHRGAEVLADTFKDFSVSIVPVCGGARLKQVCSMGGADTIIFSDSNGAKRTLRMMEQLADHHYNIITVPEQSAANCIYIKGPSKKDFLLHRSADECPDSMSALQKLQDYNFLPTACSEASKLGASLSSLCLLVNKKHTYF; via the exons ATGGCCAACATGTGCCCGTATGGCCTTTACACCCACGCCGTGGTGCGCGGCATCCCGGAGACTTTTGGGAAGGTGGTGGGAGACAACGACGAGAACAAGGAGGTCTCAGTGGACCTGGCCAAGGCTCAGCGCCAGTTTGGCTGCCTGACGGGGGCCCTGAGGCAGAAAGTGGGACTGCAGCTAATCGAGATCCCCGCCGACCCGGAACTGCCATTGAGCTGGAAGATAGAGGACGTGGCGGTGATCCAGGGGCACAcggcgctcatcaccaggccctTCAGAGAGCAGAGACGCAGTGAG GCAGAGATGGTGCGGAGGATGTTGTCCGAGCTCGGCGTGATCGTGGTGGACATGGACGACACGCAGGGAAACTCTGAAGGGGCCACGCTGGAGGGCAGTGACGTGCTCTTCACAGGGAGGGAGTTCTTTGTGGGCATCTCCTCCCACACCAACCACAGAGGAGCTGAGGTGCTGGCGGACACTTTCAAG GACTTCTCCGTGTCCATCGTCCCGGTCTGCGGCGGAGCTCGGCTGAAGCAGGTGTGCTCCATGGGAGGCGCCGACACCATCATCTTCAGCGACAGTAACGGGGCCAAGAGGACTCTCAGG ATGATGGAGCAGCTGGCAGATCATCACTATAACATCATCACTGTGCCGGAACAATCTGCCGCCAACTGCATTTACATAAAGGGTCCGTCCAAGAAAGACTTCCTGCTCCACAGGTCGGCAGATGAATGTCCTGACAGCATGTCT GCCCTCCAGAAGCTGCAAGACTACAACTTCTTGCCTACAGCATGCAGTGAAGCCTCCAAACTAGGAGCATCGCTGTCCTCACTTTGCCTCCTCGTCAATAAGAAGCACACTTATTTCTGA
- the rps5 gene encoding small ribosomal subunit protein uS7, whose translation MTEWETAPAVAETPEIKLFGKWSTDDVQINDISLQDYIAVKEKYAKYLPHSGGRYAAKRFRKAQCPIVERLTNSMMMHGRNNGKKLMTVRIVKHAFEIIHLLTGENPLQVLVNAIINSGPREDSTRIGRAGTVRRQAVDVSPLRRVNQAIWLLCTGAREAAFRNIKTIAECLADELINAAKGSSNSYAIKKKDELERVAKSNR comes from the exons A TGACTGAGTGGGAGACTGCGCCCGCCGTGGCCGAGACCCCCGAGATCAAGCTCTTTGGCAAGTGGAGCACCGACGATGTCCAGATTAATGACATCTCTCTGCAG GACTACATTGCCGTAAAGGAAAAGTACGCCAAGTACCTGCCGCACTCCGGGGGCCGCTATGCTGCCAAGCGCTTCCGCAAGGCTCAGTGCCCCATCGTGGAGCGTCTGACCAACTCCATGATGATGCACGGCCGCAACAACGGCAAGAAGCTGATGACGGTGCGCATCGTCAAGCATGCTTTCGAGATCATCCACCTGTTGACTGGAGAG AATCCCCTCCAAGTCTTGGTGAACGCCATCATCAACAGCGGTCCCCGTGAGGACTCCACCCGTATCGGCCGTGCTGGTACTGTCAGGAGGCAGGCTGTGGATGTGTCACCTCTACGTAGGGTCAACCAG GCCATCTGGCTGCTGTGCACGGGAGCAAGAGAAGCTGCTTTCAGGAATATCAAGACTATTGCAGAGTGTCTGGCTGATGAACTGATCAACGCAGCAAAG GGTTCCTCAAATTCCTATGCTATCAAGAAGAAAGACGAGTTGGAGAGAGTTGCAAAGTCCAACCGTTAA